The region tctcaagtactctggagtctgaggcagataggtcagtctgggctacacagtgaattcaaaCCCAGCTGGGCAGCTCAGTTGGATTCTGTCCTAAATAAATGGTAGAAACTGGTCAGTAGTAGCGTACTTGTCTAGTACGTACAAGGTCCTAGGTTTAATCTcttgtcatatgtgtgtgtgtgcgtgctcatgtgtatgcatgcccaAAAGGAAAATGGAGTGGGCAGAAATTgattaataactttaaaaaagaattttgatGTTTTGGTGGAGTAGAGGTTTGAATTAAATTAGCACTTTTCAAATGttaccttgttttttgtttgttattttgtttgtttgtttgacttagACAAAGCTCAGGGCTGTGTTCTAGGTAAAGTATGGGCTTAATGTGTGTGAGGCATGGCTTCCCCCAACAAATAAGTAGACCAATTATGTTCAACTATAAAGGAAATTAGGAAGCTCTTCAGTTTGAAATCTGAGTGGAAATTTGAAAAtccttattttattatctttttagatagggtctcctGCAGTCTAGACAGGCCTTAAACTCATAACGTAGCTGAGGGTGAGGCTAACGATGGCTTTAGATTcccgatcttcctgcctccacccctcaAGCGCTGGGATCAGGCCACCACACCTAActttcatccattcatttatttttacttaaagcttttatatatatttataaaaggtGGCTATTTTTGTAGTGTCACAGTTGTAGGACTGAGGAGATAACATAACTCCTTTTccttaagcatttttttctttttgcatgaagataaaaagtttttttttttaatctcatagcTAATAATACAAGTCAGAAAACTTTCCCCAAAAGTCTAAATAGTAAATATCTTAAATTTTACAGGCCAtgtcattttattctttcttttatactcTTTAAgagtgtaacacacacacacaaacacaggcacacacacacacacacacacacacaggcacacacatgcactcacacatagcCAAGCTTGGTCTGAAAGTGGTAGTTTTCCGATCACAGCTATAAAGAATGTGCTTTGTCCTGTCAGAGACACTTTCTTCAGACTTCTGCTCACCCAGATGTTAGGCTCACTGAGGGTAACTAATCAAAGGCCCCCGTTTCTTATGACTTACACTTACAATGCTTGTCTCCCACACCTGACTACTTGATCTGCGTCTTGCttgataaatatttactgaactaCCACATGAAGAGTAACCAAGTTGTTTCTCTGAAGTGAGCTTTCATTTCACTGGTTCTCTGTGGCGAGCTGGGCTCTAACTAAGCCTTGTGCCtgtcaggcaagcactctaccaccccaggtcttgcttttgtttttaaaagaaagatttcaaAGCTAACAATCAAATTATTTGAAGAAGAGCTCTTACCTCAGAGGTCCACACATCCCTAAGAGGGGTATGAAAGGGTCTCAAAAAAATGTGTTGAcaaatttgcatgtgtgtatttgtctggTAAGAGGACTGATAGCTTTTGTTGGGtttcaagtaattttttttttaactgcaaagCTAAGAAACAACCACACTAATGAAAGAATTTCAAATATCCACAGTAGCGTGGAATGTATATTCATTCATAGATATATATGAATGACTAAAGGAAAACTTTTGGACACCCCTCAAATCATGCACATGTATGAAGCTTTCTTGATTGTGAAGAGTGTGGCTCCAGCCTACCCCCACCAGCTGACTTTTCTGAACACACCCTACTCCCAGCACTAAGATTACCTCAGCCTTTCTTGACCATGGCCACTACAATATGACACTTGAAAAGCATTGGGTCTTAGATTAGGTATAGTATTCTAGGGCTTCTCTCGGTGGGTTATTAGAAAATCATATACAATTGTTTTCTTGCATGGGTCTTCCCTGTACTCAAAATAGGAAGGTTGTAGGTTCAATGATGATGGTAGATTAATATGTTTGTGTGCCCATGTACGTGCACTCCTTACCTCTCTCAGAGACCTTTCCACGAATACCCTACTGATATGAGGAGCAAAACACTCACTCCAGAGCTTCAGGCAACTCTCTCCAGCCAAAACACATTTTTCCTAACCCCTACCCAAAAAGGGCCAGACAGCCTGGAGACCCTTGTTTTTGTGTCTCTAATCACCAGCTCAGACAGTGCCCTCTGGGCTGTTTGGATGGCCTGGCCCTACCCCTCCCAGGATCACTCTCTCTTTTGTTGCATTGTGAGAAAATTATGGCTAGGAATTTGATCTGGAGCCAGTGTCAGCTTCCGGGTGTGATCTCAGCATCCAAGTGTGCGCTCAGGATGCTGAGACGATGGACATATTTCACAGTGGAAACAACTGCCTATGACCTTCTGCCCACCCGTACCCCATTCGGTCTTCCAGGCCACAGAACAGGAGCAGCACAAACAAGGTCCCCGGATTTTTGGTTTATTCAGCCCCACCCAGAATTAAATCAAAGGCTATGATACATCAAGGGACCAAACCATACACTGTGGACCATGCACCTATCCCATCTCCCAGGGATGCTGCTCCCTCTAGGGTGTGGTGGATTTATGGAATCACCACAGGAGGTAGATAGGGGATTCACTGGGTGCTGGGTCTATCGCTGGCAGTCAGGGCTCAACTCTGgctacctcttcctcttcctccggGTCAGGAGGCGCAGGAAGCAGGGAAATGTAGACCTCATTGACTTCCGTGTCCAAATGCCGGCCACCCCGCGGCGCCTCCAAGTTAAGGATGCCATCATGGGAGAGTGCAGCTCGGACCCGCCAGGGATCCACATCTGCAGGCAGGACATAGGTGCGACAGAACTCTCGGGACACGAAGCCGTGGCGATCCAGACGCTGGGGGTGTCGGGCAGACACCTCCAGCAGGTTATCCACAGTCCTCACGGTCACCTCATCTGGGGTAAAGTGGCTCACATCCAGAAATGCCTGGAACTTGCCTTCACTGAGCCTGAGCTCTGAGGCCCCTGCCCTGGCGCCCTCCCCAGCTCTGGAGGCCCGAGGCCGAACATAGTAGCCATGGTAGAGGGTGGGGGTCAGGATCTCTTCCGGCAGGAGGCCtgggagc is a window of Arvicanthis niloticus isolate mArvNil1 chromosome 26, mArvNil1.pat.X, whole genome shotgun sequence DNA encoding:
- the Hspb2 gene encoding heat shock protein beta-2 isoform X2 codes for the protein MSGRTVPHAHPATAEYEFANPSRLGEQRFGEDVDPWRVRAALSHDGILNLEAPRGGRHLDTEVNEVYISLLPAPPDPEEEEEVARVEP
- the Hspb2 gene encoding heat shock protein beta-2 isoform X1 codes for the protein MSGRTVPHAHPATAEYEFANPSRLGEQRFGEGLLPEEILTPTLYHGYYVRPRASRAGEGARAGASELRLSEGKFQAFLDVSHFTPDEVTVRTVDNLLEVSARHPQRLDRHGFVSREFCRTYVLPADVDPWRVRAALSHDGILNLEAPRGGRHLDTEVNEVYISLLPAPPDPEEEEEVARVEP